A section of the Hemibagrus wyckioides isolate EC202008001 linkage group LG04, SWU_Hwy_1.0, whole genome shotgun sequence genome encodes:
- the LOC131352042 gene encoding trichohyalin-like, with protein MLLRKQFQQRRRENSNAVLLQEELETKVNEMEECKLTEEKKKKAGEALVNKVAKLDAVLASELNDWKQDMDKTNTRLQQNITELQASLKLCEIWKKTEELEKESLLRDREKLEKRVVKLEATLASEREQQEQEKEKTTSILQNLSSWEAIVDQLQELQKTRALQRESLLRDRELLQKRVDQLEATLASEREQQEQEKEVKQDMEERITALLQTITKHQNSLNILEEREKVAELERESLMRDREQLEATLASEREQLKQEKEKTTYILQTFSSWEAIVAQLEEQQKTKALQRESLLRDRELLQKRVDHLEATLASEREQQEQEKEVKQDMEERITALLQTITKHQNSLNILEEREKVAELERESLMRDREQLEATLASEREQLKQEKEKTTYILQTFSSWEAIVAQLEEQQKTKALQRESLLRDRELLQKRVDHLEATLASEREQQEQEKEVKQDMEERITALLQTITEHQNSLNILEEREKVAELERESLMRDREQLEKGVVQLEATLASEREQLKQEKEKTTYILQTFSSWEAIVAQLEEQQKTKALQRESLLRDRELLQKRVDQLEAMLASEREQQEQEKEVKQDMEERITALLQTITEHQNSLNILEEREKVAELERESLMRDREQLQKRVGQLEDTLASEREQQEQKKEKIGEKTTVLLQNITRLDTSLNLLEEREKTKELERESMLRDREQLQKSFGQLEDTLATVRQQQEQEKEETNENTTAVLQTITRLEANLNLFEEWEKNKVLQRENLLRDREQLQKRVVQLEATLASEREHQEQEKEKIKQDMEERITVLLQNITWLDTSMNLLKEREKTKVLQRESLLRDRKQLEKHVDQLEATLASEREQQEQEKEKIKQDMEERTAALLQTITEHQNSLSLCEEREKNAELERESLMRDREQLEATLASEREQLKQEKEKTTYILQTFSSWEAIVAQLEEQQKTKALQRESLLRDRELLQKRVDQLEAMLASEREQQEQEKEKLLQNITRLDTSLNLLEEREKTKELERESLLRDREQLQKRKSFGQLEDTLASEREQQEQGKEETEEKTTALLQTITRLEDSIKLFEEREKTNVLERESFLRDQEKLEKRVDNLEAIFLL; from the coding sequence ATGTTACTTAGAAAACAATTTCAACAAAGGAGGCGTGAAAACTCCAACGCTGTGTTATTGCAGGAGGAGTTGGAGACAAAAGTGAATGAGATGGAAGAATGTAAATTGacggaggaaaagaaaaagaaagcggGTGAAGCATTGGTGAATAAGGTGGCAAAGCTGGATGCTGTTTTGGCTTCTGAGCTAAATGACTGGAAGCAGGACATGGATAAGACTAACACCAGACTCCAGCAGAACATCACTGAGCTCCAGGCTTCCCTGAAACTCTGTGAGATATGGAAGAAGACTGAAGAACTGGAGAAagagagcttgctgagagacagagagaaactggAGAAACGTGTTGTTAAGCTGGAGGCCACGCTGGCTTCAGAGCGAgagcaacaggagcaggaaaaagagaagacTACTTCTATCCTTCAAAACCTCAGCAGTTGGGAGGCTATAGTGGATCAGCTTCAGGAACTGCAAAAGACTAGagcactgcagagagagagcttgctgagagaccGAGAGCTACTGCAGAAACGTGTTGATCAGCTGGAGGCCACGCTGGCTTCAGAGCGAGAGCAACAAGAGCAGGAAAAAGAGGTCAAGCAGGACATGGAGGAGAGGATTACTGCACTTCTCCAGACCATCACTAAGCACCAAAATTCCCTGAATATCCTTGAGGAACGGGAGAAGGTtgcagagctggagagagaaagCTTGATGAGAGATAGAGAGCAACTGGAGGCCACGCTGGCTTCAGAGCGAGAGCAactgaagcaggaaaaagagaagacTACTTATATCCTTCAAACCTTCAGCAGTTGGGAGGCTATAGTGGCTCAGCTTGAGGAACAGCAGAAGACTAAggcactgcagagagagagcttgctgagagaccGAGAGCTACTGCAGAAACGTGTTGATCATCTGGAGGCCACGCTGGCTTCAGAGCGAgagcaacaggagcaggaaaaagaggTCAAGCAGGACATGGAGGAGAGGATTACTGCACTTCTCCAGACCATCACTAAGCACCAAAATTCCCTGAATATCCTTGAGGAACGGGAGAAGGTtgcagagctggagagagaaagCTTGATGAGAGATAGAGAGCAACTGGAGGCCACACTGGCTTCAGAGCGAGAGCAactgaagcaggaaaaagagaagacTACTTATATCCTTCAAACCTTCAGCAGTTGGGAGGCTATAGTGGCTCAGCTTGAGGAACAGCAGAAGACTAAggcactgcagagagagagcttgctgagagaccGAGAGCTACTGCAGAAACGTGTTGATCATCTGGAGGCCACGCTGGCTTCAGAGCGAgagcaacaggagcaggaaaaagaggTCAAGCAGGACATGGAGGAGAGGATTACTGCACTTCTGCAGACCATCACTGAGCACCAAAATTCCCTGAATATCCTTGAGGAACGGGAGAAGGTtgcagagctggagagagaaagCTTGATGAGAGATAGAGAGCAACTGGAGAAAGGTGTGGTTCAACTGGAGGCCACGCTGGCTTCAGAGCGAGAGCAactgaagcaggaaaaagagaagacTACTTATATCCTTCAAACCTTCAGCAGTTGGGAGGCTATAGTGGCTCAGCTTGAGGAACAGCAGAAGACTAAggcactgcagagagagagcttgctgagagaccGAGAGCTGCTGCAGAAACGTGTTGATCAGCTGGAGGCCATGCTGGCTTCAGAGCGAgagcaacaggagcaggaaaaagaggTCAAGCAGGACATGGAGGAGAGGATTACTGCACTTCTGCAGACCATCACTGAGCACCAAAATTCCCTGAATATCCTTGAGGAACGGGAGAAGGTtgcagagctggagagagaaagcttgatgagagacagagagcaactgCAGAAACGTGTTGGTCAGCTGGAGGACACTTTAgcttcagagagagagcaacaggagcagaaaaaagagaagatagGGGAGAAGACTACTGTTCTCCTCCAGAACATCACCAGGCTCGATACTTCCCTGAATCTCCTTGAGGAACGGGAGAAGACTAAagaactggagagagagagcatgctgAGAGACCGAGAGCAACTGCAGAAAAGCTTTGGTCAGCTGGAGGACACTTTAGCTACCGTAAGACagcaacaggagcaggaaaaagaggagaCAAATGAGAACACTACTGCTGTCCTCCAGACCATCACCAGGCTCGAGGCTAACTTGAATCTCTTTGAGGAATGGGAGAAGAATAAAGTACTGCAGAGAGAGAACTTGCTGAGAGATCGAGAGCAACTGCAGAAACGTGTTGTTCAGCTGGAGGCCACTCTGGCTTCAGAGCGAGAGCAccaggagcaggaaaaagagaagatcAAGCAGGACATGGAGGAGAGGATTACTGTTCTCCTCCAGAACATCACCTGGCTCGATACTTCCATGAATCTCCTTAAGGAACGGGAGAAGACTAAAGtactgcagagagagagcttgctgagagacagaaagcaacTGGAGAAACATGTTGATCAGCTGGAGGCCACGCTGGCTTCAGAGCGAgagcaacaggagcaggaaaaagagaagatcAAGCAGGACATGGAGGAGAGGACTGCTGCTCTcctccagaccatcactgagCACCAAAATTCCCTGAGTCTCTGTGAGGAACGGGAGAAGAAtgcagagctggagagagaaagcttgatgagagacagagagcaactgGAGGCCACGCTGGCTTCAGAGCGAGAGCAactgaagcaggaaaaagagaagacTACTTATATCCTTCAAACCTTCAGCAGTTGGGAGGCTATAGTGGCTCAGCTTGAGGAACAGCAGAAGACTAAggcactgcagagagagagcttgctgagagaccGAGAGCTACTGCAGAAACGTGTTGATCAGCTGGAGGCCATGCTGGCTTCAGAGCGAgagcaacaggagcaggaaaaagagaagcTCCTCCAGAACATCACCAGGCTCGATACTTCCCTGAATCTACTTGAGGAACGGGAGAAGACTAAAGAACTGGAGAGAGAAAGCTTGCTGAGAGACCGAGAGCaactgcaaaaaagaaaaagctttgGTCAGCTGGAGGACACTTTAgcttcagagagagagcaacaggaGCAGGGAaaagaggagacagaggagaagaCTACTGCTCTCCTCCAGACCATCACCAGGCTCGAGGATTCCATAAAACTCTTTGAGGAACGGGAGAAGACTAAcgtactggagagagagagcttcctGAGAGACCAAGAGAAACTGGAGAAACGTGTTGATAACCTGGAGGCAATATttctactgtaa